The proteins below come from a single Salinivibrio kushneri genomic window:
- a CDS encoding methyl-accepting chemotaxis protein, whose product MKFTIKTKILLAVALVVALVSAVQAWFSVNQLEQETQQNVTEQMRDVGLSTSNFIEEWLDIRSDMLVANVPLIATQPNVDRELLLTKRQGNFLTVYAGFADGSIAYGDKTESWPANYDPRTRPWYKQANAANELIITPPYVDANGAGMVISFAKSFNQRYEGVIAADLSVDAIVQEVLNVRLPNQGFAFLVDGNNNVVAYRDTALSTKPLTQVDDELTPAFIQQARNSDALSTITFDGDGREKLLAVTPVEGADWSLGVVQDKKLAFASVSEQIVSTLVTSVILFVIIALIAGALIHRMLAPLTQLTQAVSSLSKGSGDLTQRLDIVRKDEIGELAGHVNAFLEQLQAMIGRSVTQSVTLSDRADQCRNLAHQSSSLVGQQQGDVDQIATAIHEMSTTANEVASNAEQTARSAQEAEGSCRDGLEVVESNRDAITQLAEQVEQATDVIRELDTNSQSINQIISTIQDIAEQTNLLALNAAIEAARAGEQGRGFAVVADEVRVLSQRTHDSTEEIRNMIETLQNTTQRAVDGMTQSNDMATSSVERAASASEKLNEITRAIGDISEMAAQIASAAEEQRAVTEDINRNTQAVRDLSLEIHQKSNETGEQGEQMAQDAQEMHNDLSKFKV is encoded by the coding sequence ATGAAATTCACCATCAAGACCAAAATATTGCTTGCTGTTGCTTTGGTCGTTGCCTTAGTCAGTGCAGTACAGGCATGGTTTTCCGTTAACCAATTGGAACAAGAGACGCAGCAAAACGTCACTGAGCAAATGCGCGATGTCGGTCTTTCCACCAGCAACTTTATCGAAGAGTGGCTTGATATCCGCAGTGACATGCTAGTCGCCAATGTGCCACTGATTGCGACTCAGCCTAATGTCGATCGTGAATTATTGCTGACCAAGCGCCAGGGTAACTTTCTCACCGTTTACGCCGGCTTTGCAGACGGCTCGATTGCTTATGGTGACAAAACAGAAAGCTGGCCGGCCAATTATGACCCACGGACTCGACCTTGGTACAAACAAGCCAACGCCGCTAATGAGCTAATCATCACCCCCCCTTATGTCGATGCTAATGGCGCTGGGATGGTGATCAGTTTTGCCAAATCGTTCAATCAACGCTACGAGGGCGTCATTGCTGCAGACCTCTCCGTTGACGCCATTGTGCAAGAAGTACTCAATGTGCGGTTGCCCAACCAAGGCTTTGCTTTTTTGGTTGATGGTAACAACAATGTCGTGGCTTATCGGGATACTGCGCTCAGTACCAAGCCCCTGACCCAGGTTGACGATGAACTTACCCCCGCTTTTATCCAACAGGCACGTAACAGTGATGCACTCTCAACCATTACTTTTGACGGTGACGGCAGAGAAAAACTGCTCGCGGTAACGCCCGTTGAAGGCGCTGACTGGAGCCTTGGCGTGGTGCAAGATAAAAAGTTGGCGTTTGCGTCTGTCTCCGAGCAGATTGTTTCCACCTTGGTCACGTCAGTGATCTTATTTGTGATCATTGCTCTGATTGCCGGGGCGCTTATCCACCGGATGTTGGCGCCGCTGACTCAACTGACACAGGCAGTAAGCTCGCTTTCAAAAGGTAGTGGGGATCTCACTCAGCGTCTTGATATTGTCCGTAAAGATGAAATTGGAGAGTTAGCCGGACACGTCAATGCGTTCCTTGAGCAGTTACAAGCGATGATAGGCCGCAGCGTCACTCAGAGTGTGACCCTATCGGATCGCGCCGACCAATGTCGCAACCTTGCTCACCAGTCCAGTAGCTTGGTGGGTCAGCAGCAAGGCGATGTTGATCAAATTGCCACCGCCATCCATGAGATGTCGACCACGGCTAACGAAGTCGCCAGTAATGCCGAACAAACCGCGCGCTCTGCCCAAGAGGCAGAGGGCTCATGCCGTGACGGCCTAGAGGTAGTGGAAAGCAACCGTGATGCCATTACCCAACTAGCAGAACAGGTGGAGCAAGCCACAGATGTGATCCGTGAATTGGATACCAACTCACAAAGCATCAACCAAATCATCTCCACTATTCAGGATATTGCCGAACAAACCAACCTACTCGCGCTTAACGCCGCCATTGAGGCCGCCCGAGCCGGTGAACAAGGACGTGGCTTTGCTGTCGTCGCTGATGAAGTGCGTGTATTGAGTCAGCGTACTCATGATTCCACGGAAGAGATCCGTAACATGATTGAAACGCTACAAAACACCACTCAACGCGCAGTAGATGGCATGACCCAAAGTAATGATATGGCGACTTCAAGTGTCGAACGCGCAGCCTCAGCGAGCGAGAAACTCAACGAAATCACCCGTGCAATCGGCGACATTTCTGAGATGGCGGCACAAATCGCCAGCGCGGCTGAAGAACAACGAGCGGTGACCGAAGATATCAACCGTAATACCCAAGCGGTGCGTGACCTCTCGTTAGAGATCCACCAAAAGTCCAATGAAACGGGCGAGCAAGGTGAGCAAATGGCGCAAGATGCGCAAGAAATGCACAACGACCTTTCCAAGTTCAAAGTATAA
- the rsgA gene encoding small ribosomal subunit biogenesis GTPase RsgA: MAKKKKLTKGQLRRVRSNQQRRIKDKDNDLQWEDAALESAREGRVITRFGQHADIEDPDTGKVHRCNLRRSVHSLVTGDRVVWRPGKETLDGFAGVVEAVRERDSVLTRPDYYDGVKPVAANIDQVVIVAAILPELSLNIIDRYLIACEALDIAPLIAVNKVDLLDEDGREMVDELLDIYREIGYSVVMVSADSGEGMSALTQHLDQHVSVFVGQSGVGKSSLVNTLLPDVHAQTYQVSENSGLGQHTTTAARLYHFDQGGDLIDSPGVREFGLWHLEPEQIAHGFVEFRDYLGGCKFRDCKHGDDPGCLLRQAVEDGHISVERFDSYHRIIESMKEAKDNRQFSRNKQH, from the coding sequence GTGGCAAAAAAGAAAAAGCTAACTAAGGGTCAACTACGACGGGTTAGATCCAACCAGCAGCGCCGGATCAAAGACAAAGATAATGATCTGCAGTGGGAAGATGCAGCGCTTGAATCTGCGCGTGAAGGGCGCGTTATCACCCGCTTTGGCCAGCATGCCGATATCGAAGACCCAGATACAGGAAAAGTGCACAGGTGCAACCTACGCCGCTCTGTCCATAGTTTAGTCACCGGCGACCGAGTGGTCTGGCGACCCGGTAAAGAAACCCTCGATGGATTTGCAGGGGTAGTAGAAGCCGTCCGTGAGCGTGATTCTGTGCTGACTCGTCCCGATTATTACGATGGGGTCAAGCCGGTGGCCGCTAACATTGATCAAGTCGTGATCGTTGCCGCGATCTTACCCGAATTGTCACTCAATATTATCGACCGTTATCTGATTGCCTGTGAGGCACTGGATATCGCGCCACTGATTGCTGTCAATAAAGTTGACTTATTGGACGAAGACGGTCGGGAGATGGTTGATGAACTGCTCGATATCTATCGAGAGATAGGTTATTCCGTGGTGATGGTCAGCGCAGACTCGGGCGAAGGCATGTCAGCCTTAACCCAACATCTTGACCAGCATGTCAGCGTCTTTGTCGGCCAATCCGGCGTCGGTAAATCAAGCTTGGTCAATACCCTGCTCCCTGACGTGCACGCCCAAACCTACCAGGTATCGGAAAATTCAGGGCTAGGCCAACACACGACCACCGCCGCACGTTTGTATCATTTCGACCAAGGTGGCGATCTGATTGACTCGCCGGGCGTGCGTGAATTTGGCTTATGGCATTTAGAGCCGGAACAAATTGCCCATGGCTTTGTCGAATTTCGTGATTATTTGGGTGGGTGTAAGTTCCGTGATTGCAAACATGGAGATGATCCCGGTTGCCTGCTGCGACAAGCGGTTGAAGACGGACATATTAGTGTCGAGCGTTTTGACAGCTATCACCGTATCATTGAGAGCATGAAAGAAGCCAAAGACAACCGTCAGTTCTCCCGCAATAAGCAACACTGA
- the asd gene encoding archaetidylserine decarboxylase (Phosphatidylserine decarboxylase is synthesized as a single chain precursor. Generation of the pyruvoyl active site from a Ser is coupled to cleavage of a Gly-Ser bond between the larger (beta) and smaller (alpha chains). It is an integral membrane protein.), whose amino-acid sequence MRDDLKIGLQYLTPKHALTRFMGKLASLKGGWLTTAVIKWFIKQYHVDMSEAKVSDPSYYSTFNDFFVRELKPALRPIEGDDDTLVFPADACVSQAGAIDQGRLIQAKGHSFSLTELVGGDDTLAAKFDQGEFATLYLSPRDYHRVHMPCDGILREMVYIPGDLFSVNPLTAENVPNLFARNERVVCVFDTEFGPMAQILVGATIVGSIETTWAGTVTPPTGGSIRRWQYPSEGEQAVHFAQGDEMGRFKLGSTVINLFPKGAVHFDDCVYPGEATRLGQPYAHRQR is encoded by the coding sequence GTGCGAGACGATTTGAAAATCGGCCTACAATATCTTACGCCGAAACATGCGTTAACCCGATTTATGGGCAAGCTTGCGAGCTTAAAAGGTGGCTGGTTAACCACTGCAGTCATCAAGTGGTTTATCAAACAATACCACGTCGATATGAGCGAAGCGAAAGTCAGCGATCCGAGTTACTATAGCACCTTTAACGATTTTTTCGTCCGCGAGCTAAAGCCCGCACTTCGCCCTATCGAAGGCGATGACGACACACTCGTCTTTCCCGCAGATGCCTGTGTCAGCCAAGCTGGCGCCATCGATCAAGGCCGCTTGATTCAAGCGAAAGGCCATAGCTTCTCTCTGACCGAGTTAGTGGGCGGAGATGACACCCTTGCGGCGAAATTTGACCAAGGCGAATTTGCCACCTTGTACCTTTCTCCTCGCGACTATCACCGCGTCCACATGCCTTGCGACGGGATATTGCGAGAAATGGTTTATATTCCTGGCGATTTATTTTCAGTGAATCCATTGACGGCAGAAAACGTGCCTAATCTCTTTGCTCGTAACGAGCGCGTCGTGTGCGTTTTCGATACGGAATTTGGTCCCATGGCGCAAATATTAGTCGGCGCCACCATTGTCGGTAGTATCGAAACCACGTGGGCAGGTACGGTTACCCCACCCACTGGCGGCAGTATTCGTCGCTGGCAATACCCCAGTGAAGGGGAACAAGCGGTTCACTTTGCTCAAGGTGACGAAATGGGTCGGTTTAAGCTCGGCTCTACCGTGATTAACCTATTTCCCAAAGGCGCGGTACATTTTGATGATTGCGTTTACCCTGGAGAAGCCACACGACTCGGGCAACCTTACGCACATCGCCAACGCTAA
- a CDS encoding SLC13 family permease: MVNAHFIKLLVALGLPLILLLIPTDWLPIANLTIIQHRLLAIFLMAALLWVLEPVPVFSTSLLIITLQLVMISDKGLHWFRGMSPHHPRGELIPYTDILSAFSSPIIILFMGGFSLAIAASKYELDINLARVLLKPFGQHPKFIMLGLMLITAVFSMFMSNTATTVMMLALLTPIIAVLPKGDPLIKALVLCIPVAANTGGIATPIGTPPNAIALQYLTGEYKVSFLGWMQMGLPFVIVQLTFAWWLLQRLFRSQQTQVNLALEGRFLQSWQAYTVYITFALTIVLWLTTSLHGMNTYVVAVIPLAIFTLTGIIGKPELKQINWDVLWLVAGGIAMGIALDQTGLAAALAHAVDYNLLTAMTVLVTLSIICWLMANFMSNTATANLLMPIAAAIATSMPALASIGGMQGLLIVVAFSASLGMILPVSTPPNSLAYSTGFINSQDLVKVGVILGVSGLGLVYSAVVLLT; this comes from the coding sequence GTGGTTAATGCTCATTTTATAAAATTGCTGGTCGCCCTCGGCTTACCGCTCATATTATTGCTTATCCCCACTGATTGGTTACCGATTGCCAACCTCACCATTATTCAACACCGTTTATTGGCGATCTTTTTGATGGCGGCATTACTGTGGGTGTTAGAGCCTGTGCCTGTTTTTTCTACGTCTTTATTGATAATCACACTACAACTGGTGATGATTTCAGATAAAGGCTTGCACTGGTTTCGCGGTATGAGCCCCCACCATCCACGTGGCGAATTAATTCCTTATACCGATATTCTCAGTGCGTTTTCATCCCCTATCATTATTCTCTTTATGGGCGGGTTTTCGCTTGCCATCGCCGCGTCAAAGTACGAACTGGATATCAACTTAGCACGCGTATTACTGAAACCCTTTGGTCAGCACCCTAAATTTATCATGCTCGGCCTGATGTTAATCACCGCAGTGTTTTCGATGTTTATGTCCAATACTGCCACCACGGTGATGATGCTGGCACTACTTACCCCAATCATCGCGGTACTGCCCAAAGGGGATCCTCTCATCAAAGCACTCGTGCTCTGTATTCCTGTAGCCGCCAATACCGGTGGTATTGCGACACCAATAGGGACGCCGCCAAACGCCATTGCCTTACAGTACTTAACGGGGGAGTATAAAGTCTCTTTTCTGGGCTGGATGCAGATGGGCCTGCCTTTCGTGATCGTTCAGCTCACCTTCGCCTGGTGGCTATTACAACGTCTCTTTCGTAGTCAACAGACCCAAGTGAATCTTGCTTTAGAGGGACGCTTTCTACAAAGCTGGCAGGCCTACACGGTTTACATTACCTTCGCCCTCACGATCGTGCTCTGGCTTACCACCAGCTTGCATGGCATGAATACTTATGTGGTGGCAGTGATCCCACTGGCGATTTTTACCCTCACTGGCATTATTGGTAAGCCAGAGCTCAAACAGATCAACTGGGATGTCTTATGGCTGGTCGCCGGCGGGATTGCGATGGGGATAGCACTCGATCAAACAGGACTTGCCGCGGCCCTCGCGCATGCGGTCGATTACAACTTGCTTACCGCCATGACGGTGCTGGTTACCTTATCAATTATCTGCTGGCTGATGGCGAACTTTATGTCCAACACAGCCACCGCCAACCTCTTAATGCCGATAGCTGCCGCCATTGCCACCTCCATGCCCGCGCTGGCAAGCATTGGTGGTATGCAGGGGCTATTAATTGTGGTTGCCTTCTCGGCCTCCTTGGGGATGATTCTACCCGTTTCGACACCGCCCAATTCGTTGGCGTATTCAACCGGCTTTATCAACAGTCAAGATTTGGTCAAGGTAGGGGTTATTTTAGGCGTCAGTGGTTTAGGTTTGGTCTACAGTGCAGTTGTCTTACTAACGTGA
- the tsaE gene encoding tRNA (adenosine(37)-N6)-threonylcarbamoyltransferase complex ATPase subunit type 1 TsaE — MTQTFITSLTDADRTVAFGAALARACTQSTTCYLHGDLGAGKTTFCRGFVQAMGHTGNVKSPTYTLVEPYQLTPWQVYHFDLYRLGDPEELEFMGIRDYFNDQALCLIEWPEKGQGWLPRADLDITLRYEGEQRELVINANTRVGIAIIDRLEWED, encoded by the coding sequence ATGACCCAGACTTTTATCACCTCGTTAACTGATGCCGATCGTACCGTGGCCTTTGGTGCCGCACTTGCCCGGGCGTGTACGCAAAGTACCACTTGTTACTTGCACGGTGATCTTGGCGCCGGCAAAACCACGTTCTGCCGCGGCTTTGTGCAAGCAATGGGACATACTGGTAATGTGAAAAGCCCTACCTATACGCTCGTAGAGCCTTACCAGTTAACGCCATGGCAGGTTTATCATTTTGACCTTTACCGGTTGGGTGATCCGGAAGAGCTGGAGTTTATGGGGATCCGTGATTATTTTAATGATCAAGCGCTTTGCTTGATTGAATGGCCGGAAAAAGGCCAAGGCTGGTTACCGCGCGCCGATCTAGACATTACTCTGCGCTATGAAGGTGAGCAACGAGAACTGGTTATTAACGCGAATACCCGCGTTGGGATCGCAATTATCGACCGTCTAGAATGGGAAGACTAG
- the queG gene encoding tRNA epoxyqueuosine(34) reductase QueG — translation MDFDHLAQRIKQWGQALGFQQVGITDVDLKQHEAQLQRWLDNGYHGEMAWMARHGMMRARPDELVPGTVRVISVRMNYLPPNAGFAQTLANPDLGYVSRYSLGRDYHKLIRNRLKKLGQQIEHEVGAYGYRPFVDSAPILERPLAEKAGLGWTGKHSLILNDETGSWFFLGELLVDLPLPVDTPVENQCGKCVACMTSCPTQAIVAEGVVDARRCISYLTIEYDGVIPLEFRHAIGNRIYGCDDCQLVCPFNREAEITLEADFHCRPSLEQQPLTTLFNWDEETFLSLTQGSAIRRIGIQKWRRNLAIAMGNAPFNQDIIDCLTARLGEDDLVDEHIKWALNEQEQKRQRIDVKPLPTGTRRLVRIVEKGLPRDA, via the coding sequence ATTGATTTCGATCACCTCGCCCAACGTATCAAGCAATGGGGGCAAGCGCTAGGCTTCCAGCAGGTGGGGATCACGGATGTTGATCTCAAGCAACATGAAGCGCAATTGCAACGTTGGCTAGACAACGGGTATCACGGTGAGATGGCGTGGATGGCCAGACATGGCATGATGCGCGCCCGACCGGACGAATTAGTACCCGGCACGGTACGCGTGATCAGTGTGCGGATGAACTACTTACCCCCCAATGCAGGTTTTGCCCAAACACTGGCAAACCCTGATCTAGGATATGTGAGTCGTTACTCGCTGGGACGTGACTACCATAAGCTGATCCGCAATCGCTTAAAAAAACTTGGGCAACAAATCGAGCATGAAGTAGGCGCCTATGGCTACCGTCCTTTCGTCGACTCCGCACCAATACTTGAGCGTCCTTTAGCGGAAAAGGCAGGATTGGGCTGGACAGGCAAACACTCCCTGATCCTCAATGATGAAACCGGATCCTGGTTCTTCCTCGGTGAGTTATTGGTGGATCTGCCTTTACCTGTCGACACGCCTGTCGAGAATCAGTGTGGAAAATGCGTGGCCTGCATGACCAGTTGTCCAACCCAAGCGATCGTCGCTGAAGGCGTGGTCGACGCACGCCGCTGCATTTCCTACCTCACCATCGAATATGATGGCGTGATCCCACTAGAGTTTCGCCATGCCATTGGCAACCGCATCTATGGCTGCGATGACTGCCAGCTAGTTTGTCCGTTTAACCGTGAGGCCGAGATCACCTTAGAGGCCGATTTTCATTGTCGCCCCAGCCTTGAACAACAGCCACTCACCACACTGTTCAATTGGGATGAGGAGACTTTCTTATCGCTGACACAGGGATCGGCGATACGTCGCATTGGGATCCAAAAATGGCGGCGCAACCTGGCTATTGCGATGGGCAATGCCCCATTCAATCAAGACATTATTGACTGTCTCACTGCGCGGCTCGGCGAGGATGATCTGGTTGACGAGCACATAAAGTGGGCACTTAATGAGCAGGAGCAGAAACGACAGCGTATTGATGTCAAGCCGTTACCCACAGGGACGCGTCGTCTCGTGCGCATCGTAGAAAAAGGATTGCCTCGTGACGCTTAA
- a CDS encoding NAD(P)H-hydrate dehydratase: MATSLPQSFYRAEQVREGEQAVAQALSIPMYQLMLRAGQSVFDSINQYYPNAARLLIVCGAGNNAGDGYVIARLAKSAGLSVTVWSLVTPSQLEGDAATAWQEWQDCGGSYVEQQPTISQFDVVVDAILGTGLSRVVEGAFAQAISAINLADVPVVAVDIPSGLCANSGCVKGVAIDADMTVTLIALKQGLLTGQAVAHRGELLFAGLNVATAFARQCTPAGYLVRDDWIEQHLPKRARSAHKGQFGRVLCLGGDQGMAGAVTLSAQAALRTGAGLVKVVTQKAHTLMLVTRQPELMTQDWAPGQSLSETLAWATHLVIGPGLGQSAWSDALWNIVVNARSPKVIDADGLNKLARQPQHRDDWILTPHPGEAARLLGCDTKDVELDRFAAVKAIHTRYGGVAVLKGAGTIVYDGTNYAVANVGNPGMASGGMGDVLSGVIGSLLAQGVDLFPAAALGCYLHGKAGDKAAEAGERGLLASDLFPYLQQLVD; this comes from the coding sequence ATGGCGACAAGTTTACCACAGAGTTTCTATCGCGCAGAGCAAGTTCGTGAAGGCGAGCAAGCTGTTGCGCAAGCGTTGTCTATCCCCATGTATCAATTAATGTTAAGAGCGGGGCAGTCGGTGTTTGATAGCATCAACCAGTATTACCCCAATGCTGCGAGGCTGCTAATTGTATGTGGCGCTGGTAATAACGCGGGTGATGGCTATGTGATCGCCCGGCTTGCTAAATCTGCTGGGTTAAGTGTCACTGTGTGGTCGCTAGTGACACCAAGCCAACTCGAGGGTGATGCGGCGACCGCTTGGCAAGAGTGGCAAGATTGTGGTGGTAGCTATGTTGAGCAACAACCGACCATAAGCCAGTTTGATGTGGTCGTCGATGCTATTTTAGGTACCGGATTATCGCGTGTCGTAGAGGGGGCGTTTGCTCAGGCGATCAGCGCCATCAACCTCGCGGACGTACCTGTGGTTGCGGTAGATATTCCCTCTGGGCTTTGTGCCAATAGTGGCTGCGTGAAAGGCGTAGCCATTGATGCGGATATGACCGTCACCTTAATTGCGCTCAAACAAGGACTGCTGACCGGTCAAGCGGTTGCCCATCGCGGTGAATTATTGTTTGCGGGTTTGAACGTGGCAACAGCGTTCGCGCGTCAATGTACACCCGCCGGCTATCTTGTCCGCGATGACTGGATTGAACAGCATTTACCAAAGCGTGCGCGTAGTGCACACAAAGGCCAGTTCGGGCGCGTACTGTGCTTAGGCGGCGATCAAGGTATGGCAGGCGCGGTGACCTTGTCGGCACAAGCAGCGTTAAGGACCGGTGCCGGGCTTGTCAAAGTGGTGACGCAAAAAGCGCATACGTTGATGCTGGTCACCCGTCAGCCTGAGCTGATGACACAAGATTGGGCGCCAGGTCAATCACTCAGCGAGACGCTAGCGTGGGCAACACATTTAGTCATTGGCCCGGGACTCGGTCAGAGTGCATGGTCCGACGCGCTATGGAATATTGTCGTGAATGCCCGAAGCCCCAAGGTAATTGATGCCGATGGCCTCAATAAGTTAGCGCGGCAGCCACAACACCGTGATGACTGGATCCTGACGCCTCATCCTGGTGAGGCCGCACGATTATTAGGTTGTGACACGAAAGATGTGGAACTTGACCGTTTTGCTGCCGTCAAAGCGATACACACGCGTTATGGTGGCGTTGCCGTACTTAAAGGAGCGGGAACAATCGTATATGATGGCACAAATTATGCCGTTGCTAATGTCGGCAACCCTGGCATGGCGTCAGGGGGAATGGGCGATGTGTTATCTGGTGTAATAGGCAGTCTTCTTGCGCAAGGCGTAGACTTATTTCCTGCCGCGGCTCTGGGGTGCTATCTTCATGGTAAAGCGGGCGACAAGGCGGCCGAGGCAGGTGAACGGGGATTATTGGCCAGCGATCTATTCCCCTATTTGCAGCAACTAGTTGATTAA
- the orn gene encoding oligoribonuclease — translation MAFSENNLIWIDLEMTGLDPDTHKIIEIATIVTDAQLNILAEGPVLAVHQPQSELDKMDDWCTRTHSQSGLVARVQQSDIDEQTAIEQTIAFLSQWVPSGASPICGNSVGQDRRFLYRHMPALERYFHYRTVDVSTLKELVRRWKPEILNDFSKQGTHLALDDIRESIAELRFYRERILTI, via the coding sequence ATGGCGTTCAGTGAAAACAATTTAATCTGGATTGATCTGGAAATGACGGGGCTGGATCCGGATACACATAAGATCATTGAGATCGCGACAATTGTCACCGATGCACAGTTGAATATTCTGGCTGAGGGACCCGTGCTGGCGGTACATCAACCGCAAAGTGAGCTCGACAAAATGGATGATTGGTGCACGCGAACACACAGCCAGTCCGGCCTAGTAGCGCGCGTACAACAAAGTGATATTGATGAACAAACCGCCATTGAGCAAACCATCGCGTTCTTATCGCAATGGGTGCCGTCTGGCGCATCACCGATTTGCGGTAATAGTGTGGGGCAAGATCGACGCTTCCTGTATCGACACATGCCAGCACTCGAGCGCTATTTTCACTATCGCACCGTGGATGTCAGTACCTTGAAAGAATTAGTACGACGCTGGAAGCCTGAGATATTGAATGACTTTTCGAAGCAGGGGACGCACTTAGCGCTTGACGACATCCGAGAATCAATTGCAGAATTACGCTTCTATCGCGAGAGGATCTTAACGATCTGA